In Cupriavidus taiwanensis, the following proteins share a genomic window:
- the uraH gene encoding hydroxyisourate hydrolase has protein sequence MGRLTTHVLDTAAGTPGQGMSITLHKIVDNRRETLKTVVTNHDGRCDQPLLEGADLAAGVYELEFAAGDYFRAQGVKLPEPAFLDVVPLRFGIADVNAHYHVPLLVSPWSYSTYRGS, from the coding sequence ATGGGACGCTTGACCACCCATGTTCTCGACACCGCTGCGGGCACGCCCGGGCAGGGCATGTCGATTACTCTCCATAAAATTGTCGACAATCGTCGCGAAACCCTCAAGACCGTGGTCACCAACCACGACGGCCGCTGCGACCAGCCCCTGCTGGAGGGGGCCGATCTCGCCGCGGGCGTGTACGAGCTGGAATTCGCCGCCGGCGACTATTTCCGCGCCCAGGGCGTGAAACTGCCCGAGCCGGCCTTCCTGGACGTGGTGCCGCTGCGCTTCGGCATTGCCGATGTCAACGCGCACTATCACGTGCCCCTCCTGGTTTCGCCCTGGTCGTACTCGACCTACCGCGGCAGCTGA
- a CDS encoding GntR family transcriptional regulator: protein MSKSLKLIAANAESKAQAEAGEPTEIPGKPAKPARKGSVEERMYHEIYDAIMEHRLPPRTKLTEHSLCEIYATARHTVRKVLSHLAADGMVDLEPNRGAFIASPSTDEAHDMFELRQMLERAVLEKLAAMPDVKAVIAPLRQMVASERQAFLTHDRPKWIRLSAEFHTALAELSGNALLVNMMRRLVSRTTLMIASVEAPGNNACSFDEHEEILDALEQGNAALAQSRMAHHLGACADRVQPDEPGSFDLRSVLGRST from the coding sequence ATGTCCAAGAGCCTGAAGCTGATTGCCGCCAACGCCGAATCCAAGGCCCAAGCCGAGGCCGGCGAGCCGACCGAGATCCCGGGCAAGCCCGCCAAGCCTGCGCGCAAGGGCTCGGTCGAGGAGCGCATGTACCACGAGATCTACGACGCGATCATGGAGCACCGGCTGCCGCCGCGCACCAAGCTCACCGAGCATTCGCTTTGCGAGATCTATGCCACCGCGCGCCACACCGTGCGCAAGGTGCTGTCGCACCTGGCGGCCGACGGCATGGTCGACCTCGAGCCCAATCGCGGCGCCTTTATCGCCAGCCCGTCGACCGACGAGGCGCACGACATGTTCGAGCTGCGCCAGATGCTGGAGCGCGCGGTGCTGGAAAAGCTGGCCGCCATGCCTGACGTCAAGGCCGTGATCGCGCCGCTGCGGCAGATGGTGGCCAGCGAGCGGCAGGCCTTCCTGACGCACGACCGTCCCAAGTGGATCCGCCTGTCCGCCGAATTCCACACCGCGCTGGCGGAACTGTCGGGCAATGCGCTGCTGGTCAACATGATGCGCCGCCTGGTGTCGCGCACCACGCTGATGATTGCCAGCGTGGAAGCACCGGGCAACAACGCCTGCTCGTTCGACGAGCACGAAGAAATCCTCGACGCCCTGGAACAGGGCAACGCCGCACTGGCCCAGTCGCGCATGGCGCACCACCTCGGCGCCTGCGCCGACCGCGTGCAGCCGGACGAACCGGGCAGCTTCGATCTTCGCAGCGTGCTGGGCCGCTCCACCTAG
- a CDS encoding porin: MQKQYKPALKLAAVAATLFSGAAMAQSSVTLYGQADMFVGAVKSPGSGERAWVANSGGMQTSYWGIKGTEDLGGGTKAIFDLNGFFRTDSGNSGRFNGDSMFSRNAYVGLQNDKAGTIKLGRNTTPYFISTILFNPLVDSYVFSPAIFHTYFGAVSGAVADPGIIGDSGWNNSVVYSTPNFGGLTANFIYGFGEQPGAAGKQKFGGNVLYFNGPFAATVAYQQVRFNSVPTDMSDIGLSRQDAAQIGLSYDFKLVKLFAQGQYIKTRATTAPSGDIKHIDGQFGASVPIGAGNLLASYAYGKVDNSLGDFKRNTFAVAYDYNLSKRTDVYAAYYYDKITGIEHGDTFGVGVRHKF; the protein is encoded by the coding sequence ATGCAGAAGCAGTACAAGCCGGCGCTAAAGCTGGCGGCGGTAGCGGCTACCCTTTTTTCCGGCGCGGCGATGGCGCAGTCCAGCGTCACGCTGTACGGCCAGGCTGACATGTTCGTCGGCGCCGTGAAGAGCCCGGGCTCGGGCGAGCGCGCTTGGGTGGCCAATTCGGGCGGGATGCAGACGTCTTACTGGGGCATCAAGGGCACCGAAGACCTGGGCGGCGGCACCAAGGCCATCTTCGACCTGAACGGCTTCTTCCGTACCGACAGCGGCAACAGCGGCCGCTTCAACGGCGACTCGATGTTCAGCCGCAATGCCTATGTCGGCCTGCAGAACGACAAGGCCGGCACCATCAAGCTGGGCCGCAACACCACGCCGTACTTCATTTCGACCATCCTGTTCAACCCGCTGGTCGACTCGTACGTGTTCTCGCCGGCGATCTTCCACACCTACTTCGGCGCGGTCAGCGGCGCCGTCGCCGATCCCGGCATCATCGGCGACTCGGGCTGGAACAACTCCGTGGTGTACAGCACGCCAAACTTCGGCGGCCTGACCGCCAACTTCATCTACGGCTTCGGCGAGCAGCCGGGCGCCGCGGGCAAGCAGAAGTTCGGCGGCAACGTCCTGTACTTCAACGGCCCGTTCGCCGCGACCGTGGCCTACCAGCAGGTGCGATTCAACAGCGTGCCGACCGACATGTCCGACATCGGCCTGTCGCGCCAGGACGCCGCACAGATCGGCCTGTCCTATGACTTCAAGTTGGTCAAGCTGTTCGCGCAGGGCCAGTACATCAAGACCCGCGCCACCACCGCGCCGTCCGGCGACATCAAGCACATCGACGGCCAGTTCGGCGCCTCGGTGCCCATCGGCGCCGGCAACCTGCTGGCTTCGTATGCCTACGGCAAGGTCGACAACTCGCTGGGCGATTTCAAGCGCAATACCTTTGCCGTCGCCTACGACTACAACCTGTCCAAGCGCACCGACGTGTACGCCGCCTACTACTACGACAAGATCACCGGCATCGAGCACGGCGATACCTTCGGCGTGGGCGTGCGCCACAAGTTCTGA
- a CDS encoding urate hydroxylase PuuD: protein MEGYILDWANMLLRWVHVITAIAWIGSSFYFVWLDNSLTKPTAPDLKEKGVDGELWAVHGGGFYNPQKYLTAPKQLPENLHWFYWESYSTWMSGFALLVVLYLFNASTFLIDKNVFDMSPGAAVGFAVSYLLIGWIVYDSICRLFNKNDRLVGILVAIYIAAAAYVACHIFSGRAAFLLTGAMIATIMSANVLAWIIPGQRKVVAALKAGQPVDPIHGKRGKQRSVHNTYFTLPVLFAMLSNHYSMTYAHKYNWVVLILIMLSGVLIRQFFILKHKGKINVLWPAAGVAALGVVAVMIAPQPRPAVAKADGEAAAAVSFAKVQEVMNARCVQCHAEQPKMMPTAAKGIKLETPEDIKAHAQLIYQQAVQQKAMPLGNVTQITDDERALLGQWFEGGAKTTN from the coding sequence ATGGAAGGCTATATCCTCGACTGGGCCAATATGCTGCTGCGGTGGGTGCACGTCATCACCGCCATCGCATGGATCGGCTCTTCGTTCTATTTCGTGTGGCTGGACAACAGCCTGACCAAGCCCACCGCGCCGGACCTGAAGGAGAAGGGTGTCGACGGCGAGCTGTGGGCGGTGCACGGCGGCGGCTTCTACAACCCGCAGAAGTACCTGACCGCGCCCAAGCAGTTGCCGGAGAACCTGCACTGGTTCTACTGGGAGTCGTATTCCACCTGGATGAGCGGCTTTGCGCTGCTGGTGGTGCTGTACCTGTTCAACGCCAGCACGTTCCTGATCGACAAGAACGTGTTCGACATGTCGCCCGGCGCGGCGGTCGGCTTTGCGGTGTCGTACCTGCTGATCGGCTGGATCGTCTATGACAGCATCTGCCGCCTGTTCAACAAGAACGACCGCCTGGTCGGCATCCTGGTGGCGATCTACATCGCTGCCGCCGCCTACGTCGCCTGCCATATCTTCTCGGGCCGCGCGGCGTTCCTGCTGACCGGCGCGATGATCGCGACCATCATGAGCGCGAACGTGCTGGCGTGGATCATCCCGGGCCAGCGCAAGGTGGTCGCGGCACTGAAGGCCGGCCAGCCGGTGGACCCGATCCACGGCAAGCGCGGCAAGCAGCGCAGCGTGCACAACACCTACTTCACGCTGCCGGTGCTGTTCGCGATGCTGTCGAACCACTACAGCATGACCTACGCGCACAAGTACAACTGGGTGGTGCTGATCCTGATCATGCTGTCGGGCGTGCTGATCCGCCAGTTCTTCATCCTGAAGCACAAGGGCAAGATCAACGTGCTGTGGCCTGCAGCCGGCGTCGCCGCGCTGGGGGTTGTCGCCGTGATGATCGCGCCGCAGCCGCGCCCGGCCGTGGCCAAGGCCGATGGCGAGGCCGCCGCGGCGGTCAGCTTCGCCAAGGTGCAGGAAGTGATGAACGCGCGCTGCGTGCAGTGCCATGCCGAGCAGCCGAAGATGATGCCGACCGCGGCCAAGGGCATCAAGCTCGAGACGCCCGAGGACATCAAGGCCCACGCCCAGCTGATCTACCAGCAGGCGGTGCAGCAGAAGGCGATGCCGCTGGGCAACGTGACGCAGATCACCGACGACGAGCGCGCGCTGCTGGGGCAGTGGTTCGAAGGCGGTGCCAAGACTACGAATTAA
- a CDS encoding nucleobase:cation symporter-2 family protein, producing the protein MNSASTTVPTDLTNERLPSGRLLALGLQHVLVMYAGTVAVPLIVGGALKLPKDQLAFLINADLFAAGLATLIQAIGFWKFGIRLPVMMGVTFASVAPMIAIGTDPNVGLLGIYGAVIASGIFGILISPMMGRMLGLFPPVVTGTVITLIGVSLMRVAINWSAGGQPTTRAVIDGVVKEVPNLAYGDLANLGIAGLTLITILLLTKYGRGLVANCAVLLGIIIGTLVAMGLGKVSFDGLDEASFVAVITPLHFGMPTFEVTAILSMCIVMLITLVESTGMFLALSDITGKKLSNEDLTRGLRADGLGTVIGGIFNTFPYTSFSQNVGLVTVTGVRSRYVAAAGGIILIAFGLFPKMAHVVASVPQFVLGGAGIVMFGMVAATGIRILGSCDFNRNRHNLFIVAISIGFGMIPTLAPTFFQYLPKWTDPFTHSGIVLGTIVAVALNLFYNGIQSREEAMRNAAANSHGTE; encoded by the coding sequence ATGAATTCCGCAAGCACCACGGTCCCGACGGACCTCACCAACGAGCGTTTGCCTTCCGGGCGCCTGCTCGCGCTCGGGTTGCAGCACGTTCTGGTGATGTACGCCGGCACGGTTGCCGTGCCACTGATCGTGGGTGGCGCGCTCAAGCTGCCCAAGGACCAGCTGGCCTTCCTGATCAACGCCGACCTGTTCGCCGCCGGCCTGGCCACGCTGATCCAGGCCATCGGCTTCTGGAAGTTCGGCATCCGCCTGCCGGTGATGATGGGCGTGACCTTCGCCTCGGTGGCGCCGATGATCGCCATCGGCACCGATCCCAATGTCGGCCTGCTCGGCATCTACGGCGCGGTGATCGCATCCGGGATCTTCGGCATCCTGATCTCGCCGATGATGGGGCGCATGCTGGGATTGTTCCCGCCGGTGGTGACCGGCACCGTGATCACGCTGATCGGCGTGTCGCTGATGCGCGTGGCCATCAACTGGTCGGCCGGTGGCCAGCCCACCACGCGCGCCGTCATCGACGGCGTCGTCAAGGAAGTGCCGAACCTGGCCTATGGCGACCTGGCCAACCTTGGCATCGCCGGCCTGACGCTGATCACCATCCTGCTGCTGACCAAGTACGGCCGTGGCCTGGTCGCCAACTGCGCGGTGCTGCTCGGCATCATCATCGGCACGCTGGTGGCGATGGGCCTGGGCAAGGTGTCGTTCGACGGCCTGGATGAAGCCAGCTTCGTCGCCGTCATCACGCCGCTGCATTTCGGCATGCCGACCTTCGAAGTGACCGCGATCCTGTCGATGTGCATCGTCATGCTGATCACGCTGGTGGAGTCGACCGGCATGTTCCTGGCGCTGTCGGACATCACCGGCAAGAAGCTGAGCAACGAGGACCTGACCCGCGGCCTGCGCGCCGACGGCCTGGGCACGGTGATCGGCGGCATCTTCAACACCTTCCCCTACACCTCGTTCTCGCAGAACGTGGGCCTGGTGACGGTGACCGGCGTGCGCTCGCGCTACGTCGCGGCAGCGGGCGGCATCATCCTGATCGCCTTCGGCCTGTTTCCCAAGATGGCACACGTGGTGGCCTCGGTGCCGCAGTTCGTGCTGGGCGGCGCCGGCATCGTGATGTTCGGCATGGTCGCCGCGACCGGCATCCGCATCCTGGGTTCGTGCGATTTCAACCGCAACCGCCATAACCTGTTCATCGTCGCCATCTCGATCGGCTTCGGCATGATCCCGACGCTGGCGCCGACGTTCTTCCAGTACCTGCCCAAGTGGACCGACCCGTTCACGCACAGCGGCATCGTGCTCGGCACCATCGTGGCAGTGGCGCTGAACCTGTTCTACAACGGCATCCAGTCGCGCGAAGAGGCCATGCGCAACGCCGCGGCCAATTCGCACGGCACCGAGTAA
- the puuE gene encoding allantoinase PuuE, whose product MTNDNYPRDLIGYGARPPHARWPGGARVALQFVLNYEEGGENCVLHGDAASEQFLSEIVGAAAYPDRHMSMEGIYEYGSRAGVWRILREFEKRGLPLTIFGVSMALQRHPELTRAFVELGHEIACHGWRWIHYQNIDEATEREHMRIGMQIIKDLTGSMPLGWYTGRDSPNTRRLVVEHGGFLYDSDYYGDDLPFWTEVEVSGGERKPHLVVPYTLDSNDMRFATPQGFNTGEQFFQYLKDAFDVLYEEGDPAGQDSPKMLSVGMHCRLLGRPGRFRALQRFLDYVQGHDKVWICRRVDIARHWAATHPYTPRNQA is encoded by the coding sequence ATGACAAACGATAACTATCCACGCGATCTCATCGGTTACGGCGCCCGCCCGCCGCACGCCCGCTGGCCGGGCGGCGCGCGCGTCGCGCTGCAGTTCGTCCTCAACTACGAAGAAGGCGGCGAGAACTGCGTGCTGCACGGCGACGCCGCCTCCGAGCAGTTCCTCTCCGAGATCGTCGGCGCCGCGGCCTACCCGGACCGCCACATGAGCATGGAGGGCATCTATGAATACGGCTCGCGCGCCGGCGTCTGGCGCATCCTGCGCGAATTCGAAAAACGCGGCCTGCCGCTGACCATCTTCGGCGTGTCGATGGCGCTGCAGCGCCATCCGGAACTGACCCGGGCCTTCGTCGAACTGGGCCACGAGATCGCCTGCCACGGCTGGCGCTGGATCCACTACCAGAACATCGACGAAGCCACCGAGCGCGAGCACATGCGCATCGGCATGCAGATCATCAAGGACCTGACCGGCTCGATGCCGCTGGGCTGGTACACCGGGCGCGACAGCCCCAACACGCGCCGGCTGGTGGTCGAGCATGGCGGCTTCCTGTACGACTCGGACTACTACGGCGACGACCTGCCGTTCTGGACCGAGGTCGAAGTCAGCGGCGGCGAGAGGAAGCCGCACCTGGTGGTGCCGTACACGCTGGATTCGAACGACATGCGCTTCGCCACGCCGCAGGGCTTCAACACCGGCGAGCAGTTCTTCCAGTACCTGAAGGATGCGTTCGACGTGCTGTATGAAGAAGGCGATCCCGCGGGACAGGACAGCCCCAAGATGCTGTCAGTCGGCATGCACTGCCGCCTGCTCGGCCGCCCGGGCCGCTTCCGCGCGCTGCAGCGTTTCCTCGATTACGTGCAGGGACACGACAAGGTGTGGATCTGCCGCCGTGTCGATATCGCCCGGCACTGGGCCGCCACCCACCCCTACACTCCCCGGAATCAAGCATGA
- a CDS encoding NADP-dependent malic enzyme yields the protein MSSKNGGDAPQHAPNSPEAQLRLAALEYHRSPTKGKIQVTATKALSNQRDLSLAYSPGVAYACEEIAKDPATAAEYTSRANLVAVVTNGTAVLGLGDIGPLAGKPVMEGKGCLFKKFAGIDVFDIELDARDPDKIVEIVAALEPTLGGVNLEDIKAPECFYIEQKLRERMNIPVFHDDQHGTAIISAAALLNGLKVVGKDIAKVKMAVSGAGAAAIACLDTMVSLGVKRENVSVVDSKGVIYVGRDANMEANKARYAQDTSARTLADIVKGADVFLGCSTAGVLTAEMVKTMAERPIILALANPEPEIRPEVAKAARPDCIIATGRSDYPNQVNNVLCFPYIFRGALDCGATKITEAMKLACVKAIAELAEAELNDAVAAAYGGRELKFGPDYIIPTPFDQRLIEKIAPAVAKAAEESGVATRPIKDLEAYRQQLSTYVYHTGLIMKPVFSAAKAAPKRVAYAEGEEERVLRAVQSVVDEGLARPILIGRPHVIQMRIDKAGLRLKPGVDFELINPEDDPRYRAYHEAYHALRGRDGVTPDMAKVALRRSNTLIGTMLMHMGDADALLCGTVGRFEAHLEHVRDVIGLAPGAHVFAAMNALMLEKYTLFITDTFVNDDPSAEQLAAITQLAAEEIARFGLQPKVALMSHSMFGSSTRPSARKMREAAQILAREAPHLEVEGEMQGDAALVEDVRRHFLPSTKLAGSANLLVMPTLDAANIAFNLLKITGGQGVTVGPILLGAAKPVHILNPQATTRRIVNMTAVAVAECNAVR from the coding sequence ATGAGCAGCAAGAACGGCGGTGATGCACCGCAACATGCCCCGAACAGTCCTGAAGCGCAGCTGCGCCTCGCCGCGCTGGAATACCACCGCAGCCCGACCAAGGGCAAGATCCAGGTCACCGCGACCAAGGCGCTGTCCAACCAGCGCGACCTGTCGCTGGCCTATTCGCCGGGCGTAGCGTACGCCTGCGAGGAAATCGCCAAGGATCCCGCCACCGCCGCCGAGTACACCTCGCGCGCCAACCTGGTGGCCGTGGTCACCAACGGCACCGCCGTGCTGGGGCTGGGCGACATCGGCCCGCTCGCCGGCAAGCCGGTGATGGAGGGCAAGGGCTGCCTGTTCAAGAAGTTCGCCGGCATCGACGTGTTCGACATCGAGCTCGATGCGCGCGATCCGGACAAGATCGTCGAAATCGTCGCCGCGCTGGAGCCCACGCTGGGCGGCGTCAACCTGGAAGACATCAAGGCGCCCGAGTGCTTCTACATCGAGCAGAAGCTGCGCGAGCGCATGAACATCCCCGTCTTCCATGACGACCAGCACGGCACCGCGATCATCTCGGCGGCGGCGCTGCTGAACGGCCTGAAGGTGGTCGGCAAGGACATCGCCAAGGTGAAGATGGCGGTGTCGGGCGCCGGCGCCGCCGCGATCGCCTGCCTCGACACCATGGTCAGCCTCGGCGTGAAGCGCGAGAACGTCTCGGTGGTCGATTCCAAGGGCGTGATCTATGTCGGCCGCGACGCCAACATGGAAGCCAACAAGGCCCGCTACGCGCAGGACACCTCGGCGCGCACGCTGGCCGACATCGTCAAGGGCGCCGACGTCTTCCTGGGCTGCTCGACCGCCGGCGTGCTGACCGCCGAGATGGTCAAGACCATGGCCGAGCGGCCCATCATCCTGGCGCTGGCCAACCCCGAGCCCGAGATCCGCCCGGAAGTGGCCAAGGCCGCGCGCCCGGACTGCATCATCGCCACCGGCCGTTCGGACTACCCGAACCAGGTCAACAACGTGCTGTGCTTCCCGTACATCTTCCGCGGCGCGCTCGATTGCGGCGCCACCAAGATCACGGAAGCGATGAAGCTGGCCTGCGTCAAGGCTATCGCCGAGCTGGCCGAGGCCGAGCTGAACGACGCCGTGGCCGCGGCCTACGGCGGCCGTGAGCTGAAGTTCGGCCCGGACTACATCATCCCGACGCCGTTCGACCAGCGCCTGATCGAGAAGATCGCGCCGGCGGTGGCCAAGGCGGCCGAAGAGTCCGGCGTGGCCACGCGCCCGATCAAGGACCTGGAAGCCTATCGCCAGCAGCTGTCGACCTACGTCTACCACACCGGCCTGATCATGAAGCCGGTGTTCTCGGCCGCCAAGGCCGCGCCCAAGCGCGTGGCCTATGCCGAGGGCGAGGAAGAGCGCGTGCTGCGCGCGGTGCAGTCGGTGGTCGACGAAGGCCTGGCACGCCCGATCCTGATCGGCCGCCCGCACGTGATCCAGATGCGCATCGACAAGGCTGGCCTGCGCCTGAAGCCGGGCGTGGACTTCGAGCTGATCAACCCCGAGGACGACCCGCGCTACCGCGCATACCACGAGGCCTACCACGCGCTGCGCGGCCGCGACGGCGTGACCCCGGACATGGCCAAGGTGGCGCTGCGCCGCTCCAACACGCTGATCGGCACCATGCTGATGCACATGGGCGACGCCGACGCGCTGCTATGCGGCACGGTGGGCCGCTTCGAGGCGCACCTCGAGCACGTGCGCGACGTGATCGGCCTGGCGCCGGGCGCGCATGTGTTCGCGGCGATGAACGCGCTGATGCTGGAGAAGTACACGCTGTTCATCACCGACACCTTCGTCAACGACGACCCCAGCGCGGAACAGCTGGCGGCCATCACCCAGCTGGCCGCGGAAGAAATCGCCCGCTTCGGCCTGCAGCCCAAGGTGGCGCTGATGTCGCACTCGATGTTCGGCTCGTCGACGCGCCCGTCGGCGCGCAAGATGCGCGAGGCCGCGCAGATCCTCGCGCGCGAGGCGCCTCACCTGGAGGTGGAAGGCGAGATGCAGGGCGATGCCGCGCTGGTCGAGGACGTGCGCCGCCACTTCCTGCCGTCGACCAAGCTGGCCGGCAGCGCCAACCTGCTGGTGATGCCGACGCTGGACGCCGCCAACATTGCCTTCAACCTGCTCAAGATCACGGGCGGGCAGGGCGTGACGGTGGGCCCGATCCTGCTGGGCGCGGCCAAGCCGGTGCACATCCTCAACCCGCAGGCCACCACGCGCCGGATCGTCAATATGACGGCCGTCGCCGTGGCCGAGTGCAACGCGGTGCGCTGA
- the uraD gene encoding 2-oxo-4-hydroxy-4-carboxy-5-ureidoimidazoline decarboxylase has translation MSQTYTIAQLNTMPVAEFVQVLGGIYEHSPWFAETAAAQRPFADGAALAQALRQAVDEAGEAAQLKLVRAHPELAGKAAVRGELTAESTREQSGAGLNQCTPEEFDRLQSLNAAYNQKFGFPFILAVRGYDRHGIIAEFARRIENTPQQELQTCINQIHRIAQFRLDDLVSA, from the coding sequence ATGAGCCAGACCTACACCATCGCCCAACTCAACACCATGCCGGTCGCCGAATTCGTGCAGGTGCTGGGCGGCATCTACGAACACTCCCCCTGGTTTGCCGAGACCGCCGCCGCGCAACGGCCCTTCGCCGATGGCGCCGCGCTGGCGCAGGCGCTGCGCCAGGCCGTCGATGAAGCTGGCGAAGCGGCGCAGCTGAAGCTGGTGCGCGCCCACCCGGAACTGGCCGGCAAGGCTGCCGTGCGCGGCGAACTGACCGCCGAGTCGACGCGCGAGCAAAGCGGCGCCGGCCTGAACCAGTGCACGCCCGAGGAGTTCGACCGCCTGCAGTCGCTCAACGCGGCGTACAACCAGAAGTTCGGCTTCCCGTTCATCCTGGCGGTGCGCGGCTACGACCGCCACGGCATCATCGCGGAGTTCGCGCGCCGCATTGAAAACACGCCGCAGCAAGAGTTGCAAACTTGCATCAACCAGATCCATCGCATTGCACAGTTCCGCCTCGACGACTTAGTATCCGCCTGA